The proteins below come from a single Sphingomicrobium sediminis genomic window:
- a CDS encoding amidohydrolase family protein, giving the protein MKHDLDPDGTRLPIRYDTTTNGEFSPLPADARQRAINEAAQAMAGEHARRLGLGRRAFLTSTMGAASVLTACNAANKNAGGSFALEKDAALDEAAADATLAGDEFIFDVQMHCVDPSMEWANGPDGQVWLSALRDAFPQRVKCDGEDFSCYSAETLAKEVFLDSDTDAGVVSALWGTDETSPTPTAYAAEARDVIDTLEGDHARCLIHGGVLANEPGEIAAMEAKVTVHGINAWKLYPQYGVTQPGYWLDDSEPAAAFFDEARRLGVTTVAVHKGISLFQQDPALSSPRDLGKAALANPDFTFLTYHSGFQPGVPEGPYNPDQPNGVDRLIRAHQDAGFARNEGNLYAEMGATWRILMGQPDQAAHYLGKLLKHFGEERILWGTDSLWFGSPQDQIQSFRAFEISEEYQERYGYPALTQAAKARIFGLNAAEVYSLDPATVTAGRLNEKRAAYAAARNPSFRTYGPKDRRAFLGLHAEAPGAPG; this is encoded by the coding sequence ATGAAGCATGATCTCGATCCCGACGGCACGAGGCTGCCGATCCGCTACGACACCACTACCAATGGCGAATTCTCCCCACTGCCCGCCGATGCGCGGCAGCGGGCGATCAACGAGGCGGCGCAGGCGATGGCGGGGGAGCATGCGCGGCGGCTGGGATTGGGACGGCGCGCCTTCCTCACCTCGACCATGGGCGCGGCGAGCGTGCTGACTGCCTGCAACGCCGCCAACAAGAATGCCGGCGGATCGTTTGCGCTTGAGAAGGATGCGGCGCTCGACGAGGCCGCGGCGGACGCGACCTTGGCAGGCGACGAGTTCATTTTCGACGTGCAGATGCATTGCGTCGACCCGTCGATGGAATGGGCAAACGGGCCGGACGGGCAGGTCTGGCTATCCGCTCTGCGCGATGCCTTTCCGCAGCGGGTCAAATGCGATGGCGAGGACTTTTCCTGCTATTCGGCCGAGACACTGGCCAAGGAAGTCTTTCTCGACAGCGACACCGATGCGGGCGTGGTGAGCGCCTTGTGGGGCACCGACGAGACGAGCCCGACGCCGACCGCCTATGCCGCCGAGGCGCGCGACGTGATCGACACGTTGGAGGGCGATCATGCGCGTTGCCTGATCCATGGCGGCGTGCTGGCTAACGAGCCGGGCGAGATTGCGGCGATGGAGGCCAAGGTGACGGTGCACGGCATCAACGCCTGGAAACTCTACCCGCAATATGGCGTGACGCAGCCCGGCTATTGGCTCGATGACAGTGAGCCGGCGGCGGCTTTTTTCGATGAAGCGCGGCGCCTCGGCGTGACGACGGTCGCGGTGCACAAGGGCATTTCGCTGTTCCAGCAGGACCCGGCATTGTCGAGCCCGCGCGACCTCGGCAAGGCGGCGCTGGCCAATCCCGATTTCACCTTCCTGACCTATCATTCGGGTTTCCAGCCCGGCGTCCCGGAAGGCCCCTACAATCCCGACCAGCCGAACGGCGTCGACCGCCTGATCCGCGCCCACCAGGATGCCGGTTTCGCGCGCAACGAGGGCAATCTCTATGCCGAGATGGGGGCGACCTGGCGTATCCTGATGGGCCAGCCCGACCAGGCCGCGCATTATCTTGGCAAGCTGCTCAAACATTTCGGGGAGGAGCGGATCCTGTGGGGCACGGACAGCCTGTGGTTCGGTAGCCCGCAGGACCAGATCCAGTCCTTCCGCGCCTTCGAGATCAGCGAGGAATATCAGGAGCGCTACGGCTACCCCGCGCTTACCCAAGCGGCCAAGGCGCGCATCTTCGGCCTCAATGCGGCGGAGGTGTACAGCCTCGATCCGGCGACGGTGACGGCAGGACGCCTCAACGAAAAACGCGCAGCCTATGCGGCCGCGCGTAATCCGTCCTTCAGGACTTACGGACCCAAGGACCGGCGCGCGTTCCTGGGCCTCCATGCAGAGGCGCCGGGCGCGCCGGGCTAG